In Ectothiorhodosinus mongolicus, one DNA window encodes the following:
- the rimP gene encoding ribosome maturation factor RimP codes for MRQDSAKIQGLIAPVIQAMGFDLWGLEYQLHGNSALLRVFIDADAGVTLDDCAAVSDQVSGVLDVEDPIPVAYRLEVSSPGVNRPLFEAGHYARYQGEKIKLRTQWPVEGRRNFSGVIQKADPDVVELLVDDELIQVPLQAVARARLLGELEVRKSRS; via the coding sequence GTGCGTCAAGATTCTGCAAAAATTCAAGGGTTGATTGCTCCAGTGATTCAAGCCATGGGCTTTGATCTTTGGGGGCTTGAATACCAGTTGCACGGCAACAGTGCCCTGCTGCGCGTGTTCATTGATGCCGATGCCGGCGTCACCCTGGATGACTGCGCGGCGGTGAGCGACCAGGTGAGCGGTGTTTTGGATGTCGAAGATCCGATACCCGTGGCTTATCGCTTGGAGGTTTCTTCGCCGGGTGTCAATCGGCCATTGTTTGAAGCGGGCCACTATGCTCGCTATCAGGGAGAAAAAATCAAATTGCGCACCCAGTGGCCGGTTGAGGGGCGACGGAATTTTTCCGGCGTCATCCAAAAAGCCGACCCCGATGTCGTGGAATTATTGGTGGACGATGAGCTGATTCAGGTACCGTTGCAAGCGGTGGCTAGAGCACGTTTATTGGGCGAATTGGAGGTCCGCAAATCGCGGTCCTGA
- the nuoN gene encoding NADH-quinone oxidoreductase subunit NuoN, translating into MNFEIPNFVPIIPEMFLLAMALGILVLDLFLPQSRRGVTYALSQFALLGTLLLVVVLASDQVRLSFSNSFVADPMADLLKGAVLIISVAVFSYSRSYLSVRDLYKGEFFVLGLLGILGMMIMISAHSMLTLYLGLELLSLSLYALVAFNRDSSVSSESAMKYFVLGSIASGMLLYGMSLVYGVTGSLDIQEVALGVSTAILGGELDIALVFALAFVVVGLGFKMGAVPFHMWLPDVYHGAATPVTLFISAAPKIAGFAIVMRLLVDGLGPLHADWQGMLLILAVLSLALGNVVAIAQTNIKRMFAYSTIAHVGFIVMAIMAGTEPGYAAAIFYVIVYAMMAAGGFGMILLLSRQGFEADNIEDFKGLGERSPWFAFIMLLLMFSMAGIPPTVGFYAKLAVLQAVVDVGLVWLAVFAVLMSVIGAFYYLRVVKYLYFDKPSDDAPIVREADMGAVLSINGLAMLALGIFPGILMSLAVAVR; encoded by the coding sequence ATGAATTTTGAGATACCCAATTTCGTCCCCATCATTCCGGAGATGTTCCTGCTGGCGATGGCGCTGGGCATTTTGGTGTTGGATTTATTTTTACCGCAATCACGCCGCGGCGTGACTTATGCCCTATCGCAGTTTGCCTTGCTGGGTACTTTGTTATTGGTGGTAGTGCTGGCATCGGATCAAGTCAGGCTGAGTTTTTCCAATAGTTTTGTCGCTGATCCCATGGCGGATTTGCTTAAGGGCGCAGTACTGATTATCTCGGTCGCCGTGTTCAGTTACTCACGCAGCTATTTGTCGGTGCGTGATCTTTATAAAGGCGAATTCTTTGTACTCGGCTTGCTGGGTATTTTGGGGATGATGATTATGATCTCCGCACACAGCATGTTGACCCTGTATTTGGGTCTGGAGCTGTTATCCCTCAGTCTTTATGCCCTGGTCGCATTTAACCGCGATTCTTCGGTCTCGTCGGAATCGGCAATGAAGTATTTCGTTCTCGGCTCAATCGCCTCGGGCATGTTGCTCTATGGCATGTCGTTGGTTTACGGGGTGACCGGTAGTTTGGATATCCAAGAAGTCGCACTGGGGGTAAGTACCGCCATTTTGGGCGGCGAGTTGGATATCGCGCTGGTTTTTGCGCTGGCCTTTGTGGTGGTGGGTTTGGGCTTCAAGATGGGCGCCGTGCCCTTTCACATGTGGTTGCCGGACGTGTATCACGGCGCCGCCACGCCCGTGACCTTATTTATTAGCGCCGCTCCAAAAATTGCCGGCTTCGCCATTGTCATGCGCCTCTTGGTCGATGGGCTGGGCCCCTTGCATGCGGATTGGCAGGGGATGCTGCTCATCCTGGCGGTGTTGTCACTGGCCTTGGGTAACGTCGTGGCCATTGCGCAAACCAATATCAAGCGGATGTTCGCCTATTCGACCATCGCTCATGTGGGCTTCATCGTCATGGCGATTATGGCCGGTACCGAGCCGGGGTATGCTGCGGCGATTTTCTATGTGATTGTCTATGCCATGATGGCAGCGGGCGGCTTCGGTATGATCCTATTGTTGTCGCGTCAGGGATTTGAGGCCGATAACATCGAGGACTTCAAAGGCTTGGGTGAGCGCAGTCCTTGGTTCGCATTCATCATGTTGCTGTTGATGTTCTCCATGGCCGGTATTCCACCAACGGTGGGCTTTTACGCCAAGTTAGCCGTACTTCAAGCGGTTGTTGATGTCGGTCTGGTTTGGTTGGCTGTATTCGCTGTGCTGATGTCGGTGATTGGCGCTTTCTATTATCTGCGGGTGGTGAAATATTTGTATTTTGATAAGCCAAGCGATGATGCGCCCATTGTTCGCGAAGCAGATATGGGTGCTGTATTGTCCATCAATGGCTTGGCTATGCTGGCTTTGGGTATTTTCCCGGGTATTTTGATGTCGCTGGCGGTAGCCGTTCGATAA
- a CDS encoding NADH-quinone oxidoreductase subunit M, with the protein MFSDWPLLSLVVWTPIVGGLLVLFIGDRMPEIARRLALGAAVLTFLFSIPLFTGFERGTAAMQFQEFLPWISALNINYHLGVDGISMPLILLTTFTSVLVIIAAWEVIQHRVAQYMAAFLILEGLMNGVFAALDAILFYVFFEAMLIPMFLVIGIWGGPNRVYATLKFFLYTFFGSVFLLIALIYLFLQTGSFAILDFHTLPIGMTAQILIFLAMFMAFAVKIPMFPVHTWLPDAHVEAPTGGSVILAAIMLKIGGYGFLRFSLPIAPDAAQALDWMMITLSLIAVVYVGLVALMQKDMKKLIAYSSIAHMGFVTLGFFIAFMVFTNTGQWQGAALGISGGMVQMISHGLISAAMFLCVGVLYDRMHSREIADYGGVANTMPWFAAFFVLFAMANTGLPGTSGFVGEFMVIIASFHANFWIALLAATTLILAAAYTLWLVKRVIYGEVANDNVAKLQDLNRREFWLLGVLAFAVLLLGVYPAPLLEVLDASVDNLVQHIAQSKL; encoded by the coding sequence ATGTTTTCTGATTGGCCATTGCTGTCCCTGGTAGTTTGGACCCCCATTGTTGGTGGTCTGCTGGTGCTGTTTATCGGGGACCGCATGCCGGAAATCGCCCGGCGCTTGGCTTTGGGCGCAGCCGTGCTCACCTTCCTGTTCAGTATTCCTTTGTTCACCGGTTTTGAGCGTGGCACGGCGGCCATGCAGTTCCAAGAGTTTCTGCCGTGGATTAGCGCCTTGAATATCAATTACCACCTCGGGGTGGATGGCATCTCTATGCCCTTGATTTTGTTGACGACATTCACCTCGGTGTTGGTGATCATCGCCGCCTGGGAAGTGATTCAGCATCGTGTTGCCCAATATATGGCGGCCTTCTTGATTCTTGAGGGGCTGATGAACGGGGTGTTCGCCGCGCTGGATGCCATTTTGTTTTACGTTTTTTTCGAGGCGATGCTCATTCCCATGTTCTTGGTAATTGGTATCTGGGGCGGGCCTAACCGGGTTTATGCAACGCTGAAGTTTTTTCTCTACACCTTTTTTGGTTCGGTGTTCCTGCTGATCGCACTGATTTATCTGTTCCTGCAAACGGGCAGCTTCGCCATCCTCGACTTCCATACCCTGCCCATTGGCATGACGGCGCAGATATTGATTTTCTTGGCGATGTTCATGGCTTTCGCAGTAAAAATCCCCATGTTCCCCGTCCATACGTGGTTGCCGGATGCGCATGTCGAGGCGCCCACCGGAGGATCGGTGATTCTGGCGGCGATCATGCTGAAGATTGGCGGCTATGGCTTTTTGCGCTTTTCACTGCCGATTGCGCCCGATGCGGCTCAGGCGCTGGACTGGATGATGATCACCCTGTCACTGATCGCTGTGGTGTATGTGGGGCTGGTGGCGTTGATGCAAAAAGATATGAAAAAGCTGATTGCCTATTCATCTATCGCCCATATGGGTTTTGTCACCTTAGGCTTTTTCATTGCCTTTATGGTATTCACCAACACCGGGCAATGGCAGGGCGCAGCGCTAGGGATCAGCGGAGGCATGGTGCAAATGATCTCGCATGGTTTGATTTCAGCCGCCATGTTCCTGTGCGTGGGCGTTTTGTATGACCGCATGCACAGCCGTGAGATTGCCGATTATGGCGGGGTGGCGAATACCATGCCTTGGTTTGCCGCGTTTTTTGTATTGTTTGCTATGGCCAATACCGGGCTACCGGGCACTTCGGGCTTTGTTGGCGAGTTCATGGTGATTATCGCCAGCTTCCACGCTAATTTCTGGATCGCGCTGCTCGCGGCCACCACCTTGATACTGGCGGCGGCGTACACTTTATGGCTGGTGAAACGGGTCATTTATGGAGAAGTGGCGAATGACAATGTCGCCAAGCTGCAAGATTTGAATCGTCGCGAGTTCTGGTTACTGGGCGTGCTGGCTTTTGCTGTGCTGCTGTTGGGTGTCTACCCGGCGCCGCTTTTGGAAGTCCTGGATGCCAGCGTCGATAATCTGGTGCAGCATATTGCCCAATCTAAGCTGTGA
- the nuoL gene encoding NADH-quinone oxidoreductase subunit L produces MDGFYIVIVLAPLLGAIVAGLFGKAVGREGAHIVTITGVTISFLLSVIVFWEHAIRGAEVYNETVYTWLVSDGIRFEIGFLVDNLTAMMMLVVTFVSLMVHIYTIGYMRDDPGYQRFFALISLFTFAMLTLVMANNFLQLFFGWEAVGLVSYLLIGFWYKRPTAIYANMKAFIVNRIGDFAFVLGIGAIVFHAASLDYMDVFASAETMSSATISILPGMEWSLLTVACILLFIGAMAKSAQVPLHVWLPDSMEGPTPISALIHAATMVTAGIFMVARMSPLYEFSTVALSFILVIGAITAFFMGLLGLVQNDIKRVVAYSTLSQLGYMTVALGASAYAAGLFHLMTHAFFKALLFLAAGSVIMAMHHNQDIRQMGGLRKYMPITYATALIGSLALIGIPGFSGFFSKDGIIEAVAYSTTPGAGMAYILILAGVFVTALYSFRMFFMVFHGPENFRHVEHHGHGHGHEDESHHEAGGDPKESPWVVTVPLILLAIPSVLAGYFVGPLLFGDFFDGVLYVDESRDVLARLGASYDGIWGFIVHGMMMPPFWLALAGVATAWYVFMQRPELADQVRNKFPRVYQAMLRSYGFDEFNDRVFAAGSRRLGNWLWRFGDTLIIDRILVNGTARSVGWISSRLRFSQTGYLYHYAFTMIVGLLVLIVYFVR; encoded by the coding sequence ATGGACGGCTTTTACATCGTGATTGTCCTGGCGCCGCTGTTGGGTGCGATTGTTGCTGGCTTGTTCGGTAAAGCGGTGGGTCGCGAGGGCGCTCATATCGTCACCATTACCGGGGTGACGATCTCCTTTCTCTTATCGGTGATTGTTTTCTGGGAGCACGCGATACGCGGCGCTGAGGTCTATAACGAAACCGTTTACACCTGGTTGGTCAGCGACGGGATTCGCTTTGAGATCGGCTTTTTGGTGGATAACCTCACGGCGATGATGATGCTGGTGGTGACCTTTGTGTCCCTGATGGTGCACATCTACACCATTGGCTATATGCGCGATGATCCCGGTTATCAGCGCTTCTTTGCGCTGATCTCACTGTTCACCTTCGCCATGCTCACCTTGGTGATGGCCAATAACTTCCTGCAATTGTTCTTCGGCTGGGAAGCGGTGGGTCTGGTGTCCTACCTCCTGATCGGCTTTTGGTACAAACGGCCCACGGCGATTTACGCCAATATGAAGGCCTTTATCGTCAACCGCATCGGTGACTTTGCCTTTGTTTTGGGGATTGGCGCCATCGTCTTCCATGCCGCCAGCCTCGACTACATGGACGTATTCGCCAGCGCCGAAACCATGTCGAGCGCAACCATTAGCATCTTGCCGGGTATGGAGTGGTCACTGCTAACCGTAGCCTGCATCCTCTTGTTCATCGGCGCCATGGCCAAGTCCGCGCAAGTGCCTTTGCACGTTTGGTTGCCCGATTCTATGGAGGGTCCGACCCCAATTTCGGCATTAATCCATGCCGCGACCATGGTGACAGCTGGGATTTTTATGGTGGCACGCATGTCGCCGTTGTATGAGTTCTCGACGGTGGCGCTGAGCTTTATTCTGGTGATCGGCGCAATCACCGCCTTTTTCATGGGGCTCTTGGGCTTGGTGCAAAACGATATCAAGCGCGTGGTCGCCTACTCCACTTTGTCACAGTTGGGTTATATGACGGTGGCGTTGGGTGCCTCGGCATATGCCGCGGGGCTGTTCCATCTGATGACGCACGCGTTCTTCAAAGCCTTACTGTTCTTGGCCGCGGGTTCGGTGATCATGGCTATGCACCACAATCAAGATATTCGTCAGATGGGCGGGCTGCGTAAGTACATGCCCATTACCTATGCCACGGCATTAATCGGTTCGCTCGCGCTGATTGGTATTCCCGGTTTTTCCGGTTTCTTTTCCAAAGACGGCATTATCGAAGCGGTCGCTTACTCCACGACGCCTGGAGCCGGTATGGCCTATATCCTGATTCTCGCCGGGGTGTTTGTGACCGCGCTGTATAGCTTTCGCATGTTCTTTATGGTGTTTCACGGTCCCGAGAACTTCCGACATGTAGAACACCACGGCCATGGTCATGGCCATGAAGATGAATCGCATCATGAGGCTGGTGGTGATCCTAAAGAGTCACCGTGGGTGGTCACGGTGCCACTGATTCTGTTGGCTATCCCCTCTGTTCTGGCTGGTTATTTTGTTGGTCCGCTGCTGTTTGGTGATTTCTTTGATGGCGTTTTGTACGTCGACGAAAGCCGTGATGTGCTGGCTCGTTTGGGCGCCAGTTATGACGGCATTTGGGGCTTTATTGTGCATGGCATGATGATGCCGCCATTCTGGTTGGCGCTTGCCGGTGTTGCTACGGCTTGGTACGTGTTTATGCAACGCCCGGAACTGGCAGACCAAGTGCGCAACAAGTTCCCGCGCGTGTATCAAGCGATGCTGCGCAGCTACGGCTTTGATGAGTTCAATGACCGCGTGTTCGCCGCCGGTAGTCGCCGTCTTGGCAATTGGTTATGGCGGTTTGGCGATACTCTGATCATTGATCGGATCTTAGTGAACGGCACTGCCCGCAGTGTGGGCTGGATTTCCAGTCGCCTGCGTTTTTCTCAAACCGGTTATCTCTACCACTATGCCTTCACCATGATTGTGGGGCTGCTGGTATTGATTGTTTATTTTGTTCGTTAG
- the nuoK gene encoding NADH-quinone oxidoreductase subunit NuoK, translating into MITLAHYLVLSAILFALSVTGIFLNRKNLIILLMCIELMLLSVNLNFIAFSYFLGDLTGQIFVFFILTVAAAEAAIGLAILVLVFRNRQTINVRDLDEMRG; encoded by the coding sequence ATGATTACCTTGGCCCATTATCTGGTACTCAGTGCCATCTTGTTTGCCCTGAGTGTGACCGGGATTTTTCTCAATCGGAAAAATCTCATCATCCTGTTGATGTGTATTGAGTTGATGCTGCTGTCCGTCAACCTCAACTTCATTGCCTTCTCTTATTTCCTCGGTGATCTCACCGGGCAAATATTTGTGTTCTTTATCCTCACGGTGGCGGCGGCGGAGGCTGCGATCGGCTTGGCGATTTTGGTGCTGGTATTCCGTAACCGACAAACCATCAACGTCCGTGATCTGGATGAGATGAGGGGCTAG